Genomic segment of Paenibacillaceae bacterium GAS479:
CCGGGCAAAAGCAATACATAATAGTACTTGTGTTTATGGAACGACTTCATAAATGCGGATGATCTAGATTTGGTTCCCGCGTTCATTAGCGCTCCATGTGGAACTTTAACTTGATGACTCACCGCATCCCCCCCTCTCAGCCATGTGTTTCAGGTCTGTTGTTTGCGCTTTCATCGTACGGGGGAACTGAACTCAAAAAAATCCTCAGTTTGGGATAAACATGAGGATTTTCTGATGTTGGCTCGTCTCATGGCGGAAATTCCGCACGAATATCAGTTTTTCTAGATGCTTTTCCGATATTCGCCGGGCGTCATGCCTTCATATTTTTTGAAGAACCGGATAAAACTTTGAACATCATTGTAACCGACTGATTGACCTATCTCGTACAGGGAATCATTACGGCTGCTCAACAGCTCTTTGCTTTTGTTAATACGGAATTCCGTTAAATATTCGAGCATGGATTTCCCGGTTTCGGCTTTGAATGTGCGGCTTAGGTGGCCACTGCTGACCCCTACTTGCTCGGCAATATCCGTAATGGACAAACTGCTCCCGTAGTTCGCTTCCATAAAGGCAATCGTTTTGGTCACATATTGATTCGTAACCTGTTTGTCCTGCTGCGCTTCGAGAAAACCGATGATTTTTCGGATATGTGTGATCATAAACTGATACAGCTCATCATTATTTTGGCATTCGTTTAATTTGAAAATATCCACCTCGTCGTTCAAGCTTCCGATGTCATGCCCTTCCTTCAATAGCTCATTCAGCACAGAGCTCATCAACACGACGATCATTCCCTGCAGCTTCTCGAACGGATATTTCGATTTGTAAATGTACTGCTCGAACAGATCGGCGACGCATTGATTGGCTTTGACTATGTTCATCGCCGTAACGGAATGAATAAGCTGCTTTTGCAGCAGCAACGGATACACCAATTTGAGCTCGCTTTTATGGTCCTGCAAAAAGACGATATCGTTGCGGTTGATGACCGCCTTGTAATTCAACATTCGGCGAATCTGCTCGTAGGCCACATGCAGCCGGTCCGTTGGCCCCGCATCGCTGACAATCAATTGAAGAGAGATGTTCAGCTCGTCCTGTGCGACCGCGTTCATCTCGGAATAACAGCGATAAATGAGCTGCCGAACGTCATCCTCCATGCCGCTTTGCGGTAAATTCACGATAAACCCCAGCTTGCTGCGATCCAGAACGGTCCCTTCAACAGGCAAATACTTTTTCAGCGTCTCCGACACCATGCTGTAAATAATGAGCTTGCGTTGCGGGTCTTCTTCGTCTTCCGGACGCATGGCATCAAATACAGCGACGATGACCGCAAAATACGGTTCATGAAAAGCAAAGCCGGCCTGCTCCAGTCTTGCAGCATTATTTGAAACATTGTCTCGCAAAATATCCGATATCAAATGATCCTTCATAACTGGTTCGTTCTGTTTAATCGTATCGATCATGGAGCTGATCGCTCCGCTAACCAGCAGAAATTCATCGTCGGACGGTTTGCTATTTCCAGAGCCCGTTATGACCTCTATAATTTTCTTCCACGGATTGTACATCCTGACCGCAAACATATAGGCAACAGCCAGGCCGATCAAGAAAACGACAAGCACGATCAGCAGCAGCTTGGACATTTTGGCAGCCAGCAGCTCTTTATAAACATCGTACGGAATCAGGTTTACAACCGTCCATCCGTTACCCTGCACAGCTTGGATATGGGCAAAATAAGTCCCATCCTTCATCTGAATTTTCTGGAGTGTATCGGATATTTTCATCCTATTATCGATTAGCCGATTAATCGCATTTTGCTCAGCCTCGGTGCTGGAGGAAATCACATTGGAATTGTTGTCAAGGATATACACACTTTTATCATGGCCGTTATTCAAGTTATAGATTGTCTTTAAAAACATATCTTTTTGAATATTAACGACTAACGTTCCGAGCGGTTTGGACTCCGTGACCGGAATCGCTTTGTAAAAGGTAATGTAATCATCCCGAACCTGGTACCAGAATGGATTATTGGCGTTCTGGCGAATCTGCTCCAAGACAGGCTGGTCAAAAAAAGCGTCCGCGTCGTAAAGCCCCTCTCCCGAAGTCATAAATCTCTCGTTGAGTGCGCTATAAATATAAACGGAGTCAAACAAATCACTGGAAGTGACCTGGTTACGCACTTGCTCTTTCAACTGGTAATAGTCGTAAATCGTAAATCCCGGCGGGTTTTTCAACATCCGGTTCATATCCGGCACAAAGGATAATTGCAGAGAGAAATAATTAATTTGATCGATTAGATCCTGAATATTTTTAGA
This window contains:
- a CDS encoding AraC-type DNA-binding protein translates to MFLKRLTNKPVFNRSLFRKQLLSYFITVLIPTLMIVSVYSYTINEDLKSQLKQTSDNSVQRVSKNIQDLIDQINYFSLQLSFVPDMNRMLKNPPGFTIYDYYQLKEQVRNQVTSSDLFDSVYIYSALNERFMTSGEGLYDADAFFDQPVLEQIRQNANNPFWYQVRDDYITFYKAIPVTESKPLGTLVVNIQKDMFLKTIYNLNNGHDKSVYILDNNSNVISSSTEAEQNAINRLIDNRMKISDTLQKIQMKDGTYFAHIQAVQGNGWTVVNLIPYDVYKELLAAKMSKLLLIVLVVFLIGLAVAYMFAVRMYNPWKKIIEVITGSGNSKPSDDEFLLVSGAISSMIDTIKQNEPVMKDHLISDILRDNVSNNAARLEQAGFAFHEPYFAVIVAVFDAMRPEDEEDPQRKLIIYSMVSETLKKYLPVEGTVLDRSKLGFIVNLPQSGMEDDVRQLIYRCYSEMNAVAQDELNISLQLIVSDAGPTDRLHVAYEQIRRMLNYKAVINRNDIVFLQDHKSELKLVYPLLLQKQLIHSVTAMNIVKANQCVADLFEQYIYKSKYPFEKLQGMIVVLMSSVLNELLKEGHDIGSLNDEVDIFKLNECQNNDELYQFMITHIRKIIGFLEAQQDKQVTNQYVTKTIAFMEANYGSSLSITDIAEQVGVSSGHLSRTFKAETGKSMLEYLTEFRINKSKELLSSRNDSLYEIGQSVGYNDVQSFIRFFKKYEGMTPGEYRKSI